A single window of Nicotiana sylvestris chromosome 3, ASM39365v2, whole genome shotgun sequence DNA harbors:
- the LOC138887252 gene encoding uncharacterized protein: MHKERPIEIYTLLKNDIFMSTSLGENSSRGNESEKVMEAEEHESTNSTGSNAVKRKTRGPTRCVEIINLQEGQKLSVEFDEDHQAIGENASKLIWFLGQTVRNRTCCPLKGRKSAILGKMSDLYRDYRYKLKKKYFDSKAGYQLRLRNKPKLVAADEWKYLVNLWSDADFQEQKNGKPPSRVEVFMESRKRKKGKQVDAFQQDVIVQFDQFKKQQKEGEISLNDDDIFEKVLGPEKNGYLRAYGPGKNISEYFGGRPTKVQLIKQLELTRKEANERVEEVKREAKEQIKEIKKDMNEQLAQMSTQWEEKLRMILAAQACGGLIKASRSPGT; the protein is encoded by the exons ATGCATAAAGAAAGGCCTATTGAGATTTATACACTGCtgaaaaatgatatttttatGAGTACTTCTCTTGGAGAAAATAGTTCTAGGGGTAATGAGTCTGAAAAGGTGATGGAAGCAGAAGAACATGAATCAACAAATTCAACAG GTTCCAACGCTGTGAAAAGAAAAACTAGAGGTCCTACACGGTGTGTAGAAATAATTAATTTACAGGAGGGACAAAAACTATCAGTAGAATTTGATGAGGATCATCAAGCAATTGGTGAGAATGCAAGCAAATTAATTTGGTTTTTGGGCCAAACAGTTAGAAACCGAACTTGTTGCCCTTTAAAG GGAAGAAAAAGCGCAATTCTTGGTAAAATGAGTGACCTCTATAGAGACTATAGGTACAAGTTGAAGAAGAAGTATTTTGATTCAAAAGCAGGTTACCAACTTCGCCTACGCAACAAGCCTAAACTTGTTGCCGCAGATGAATGGAAATATTTGGTCAATCTTTGGAGTGATGCCGACTTTCAG GAGCAAAAAAATGGAAAACCTCCTTCCCGTGTTGAAGTTTTTATGGAATCTCgcaagagaaaaaaaggaaaacaagttGATGCTTTTCAACAAGATGTTATT GTTCAATTCGACCAATTTAAAAAGCAGCAAAAAGAAGGAGAAATTTCTTTAAATGATGATGATATCTTCGAAAAAGTTCTTGGGCCTGAAAAAAATGGATATCTTCGTGCATATGGACCCGGAAAAAATATCAGTGAATATTTTGGTGGTAGACCAACAAAAGTACAGCTTATAAAGCAACTAGAATTGACCAGAAAAGAAGCAAATGAGCGTGTGGAAGAAGTTAAAAGGGAAGCTAAGGAACAAATTAAAGAAATCAAGAAAGATATGAATGAACAACTAGCACAGATGAGTACACAATGGGAAGAAAAATTACGAATGATACTTGCAGCACAAG CTTGTGGAGGACTTATAAAAGCATCAAGGTCACCAGGCACATGA